The following is a genomic window from Cryptococcus decagattii chromosome 2, complete sequence.
AAAGCCGCAGCAGATTCACGTGTTGTGAGTAGCtcaagagaagagaagggaatGAATAAAGTCAGAGTAAACGAGCCATCCTAAACAAATGGGAATGAGTTGATGAATGCTAGCGCAAGGGAAAAACGCTTACCTTGTTGGGAAGACCGATAAGCATGAAAGCATGGCGAGGCCAGATGTGCAGATGGTTTTTGTTCATAGCGTAGCCACCCGGGAAAGCGGGGTTGGAAGGCATATGGAGTTCAATGTAGGCATGAGGAATAAAGCTTTGTGAAAAGTCAATCCTGAACATTGTTAGTCTTTCCTATAGTATAAGGATACGATAACTTGTATACCAACCGTTCAACCCGCATCATTGCACTTCTGACCTTGGACCAGCTGCCATCACATCCAATGACCAAATCGAACGCCGTCCCGTCTTCATTCTCTGTGTTCTGCTTCTTATCTTCCACATTTTCTTCACCCGGCATAACAGTCGCCCCTTGTTTATGAGACGCATAAGCAACGCGGTTCTTAAAATCAATGTGGTTGAGCTTGGTGTTGAATCTAAGCTTGATTTCTTCAGGAAGCGATTGAACTAGTCGCTGATTGAGGATCGGTCGACTGATAGAGTTGATAGACTACTTATTTATCAGCCAATGCCTCAGAATCATCGTTAGCAACAGACCTGGCCACCGATTGGGTCGTAAAGTTGGCTCTCCTGCCTCCCGTCCGTGTGATGGATCATCCGTCCCTTCATCGGTATCGCTTCCTCTAGAAAGTCCTCGGCGATCGAGGGATCAACACTTCGCAGCGCTTCGAGACCTCGCGACGATATGGCGAGGTTGATAGAACGGAGGTTACTCGGAGCGGCGTCTTGACATCGAGGATCTATGGTTACCATTAGCTTCCATTTTAATATCGTCTAATGGGCAATAGATAGGGGACCGACCTTCGCGAGACTCCCAGACCTCTACTTCCCAGCCCTGACGATGGAGACTCAGCGCTGTCAGTGCACCGACAGGACCAGCGCCAACGATGAGAGCTTTTCGTGCCCGTGATTGCGGCATAGAGATTTGAGAACACAAGTAAGAGAAGGTTGAATGAGTTCTGTCAGTCTTTGAGCTGCTATGTACAGTATCTGTACAGTGTCTGCGGAAATAAGGATAACGGCGAGAAAAAATCTCAACTAATAAGACAACACCACTTATCGGTCGTATTTATGTATTTATCGTCATCGAATCGGGTCACGACGAACGACCGAGTAATCGAAGTACCCCAAGACTAAGCAGGCACCAGTCACTCAACGAGCATGATGGTGGACCGGACCATCATTATCGCTTGCGCAGTTTGGTCCATAAAAACGCGTCTGAGTCCGTACGTGTGTCACATCGGTCGGCCATTCTCCCTGATCTCTCTTGACTCTCTCCGTATTTATTATGCTTTCAATAACCAATTACTGGCAATGCCTATAACCACTAGACAGCAAATGAACATACTCGTTACAATTTCGGCCGATAATGGCGACGACCACCCTTATACCTCTGATCGTGCCAGTCCGTCGTCGTTGTCGACGGGACGACAACAGTCCCGAGCCTCCCAATGCACTTTCCTCTAATCGTCTTGACGCCGCTGAATCCCCTGATAAACGTCACCTCCTTGATGGAACGCGCGAAAGTCTCGCTTTCTAGGAATCTTCAAGTCCAGCAAAATTCCCCAATGGGCCAATAATGGGTCAACAGGACAAGTCCGCAGGATCCTCTGGGATGATGCCGCTCAACTAGGTTTGGGCATATCTTCACGCGTATAAGTGGCCCCAGGTTATATCGATCCCGTTCACTCTGGCACCAATGAATAGGGCGTGCCTTTGGATCTAATCATCCCGGCAAGTATGAATAATGGAATTCCCACAAAATGGCATGCAGTCGCAATGGAATACTTCTTCAACCAGCTAGCCTTTGTCCTCACCATCCACAAATCCCAAGGCATGACTCTTGACAGAGTAGCTTGAACTCGTCTCGGAGGTTCACGCAAGTCACTGGTGCGAAATCTTCAAGAGGGAcggggatggggaggacGATAATATTTGGGGGGGACAACGGTTAAGCACACAGACTAGGGGAACATGTTTTGACATCTGCCTCACAGTGCCAGAAATCATTTTTAAGCTAGCTAACATCACATATCTGTCCCTACCCATGGTGCAAAGTACATCGCCGTCACGATGAGCTACTGAGTATATATACATGAGTGGATTACCCGGTTCCGTCTCACGGATTACCTATTGTCATTGTTTATACGGTTACTGTGCGTCATGCTCCAACCTCTGGATAAACTATAGTCCGCCGTTATTGGTGCCGAGCTATCAGATTTGTTGCTAGGACAGGATAAACAGCCTAAACAAGATGCAACCACGTTTGAATACAGATCTCTTGAAGAATTATAAGGCGACTGAAgagcagaggaaggatgAAAGGTCCCGCTGTGAGAGTGATTGAGAGTTTACGTTGATCACTCACATCCTCGTCAGAACGCATGTGAATTATGTAAAACTTAATCGCCTGAGTACAATTGTTTATCATGCAGTAGTGTTGATGCATCAATAGATACTTGTTCATGCTTGCCCTTCCCTAGGCTTACACAGCTCACGGATCCCATCCAGGCTTTCTCGCGCTCCGGTGCGGATAAAATGTCCTTGCAGACTAGCCATGCTAATAACCTTCCCATGAGCCCGCTCATCTTCCACAATGCGTTGCACCGCGTTACCCAACAATTCTActtcctcgtcatccaACGGTAGTTCCCCTTCCCTCAACACTCTGCCCTTTGTGCCGTCCTCATTGACAGAATTGCCATAGAACTTGACAAACAGCCGTTTGGCTTGTTCACCAGCAGCATCATCCAGAAGTTGTTGAATATCAACTCGACCCGGTCGAATAAGTGCCGGGTCAAGGCGATCGTAATGGTTGGTAGTCATAAAGATGATTCGTTCTTCCGATGATGCAACACCGTCAAGAGCGTTCAATAGACCGGAGAAGGTGACAGATGATTTATAGCTTGACAGCCGTAAGATACCATTGCGACGCCATTACTCGTAACCCACTCACCCATCTTCGCTCGTTTGTACGCGTCTGTTAAAGGCCGAATCAATATCCTCTAGCAGCACAAAACTCCGCTCAGGTACCAGACCCAGCAAATGATTAAGTTTATCGTCCGTAAGACCCCTTTCACTAAGGTTCATGAGACAAATATTGTAGTTCAATGACCCTGCAAGAGCCTGGATGAACGACGTTTTACCAGATCCTGGAGGTCCATATAGAAGGTATCCTCTTCGATATGGGATACCTAGAAAAGCGATTAAGGAGAAAATTATCAGGAGTCAGATAAGCTCACCTCTTTCAGCGTACCATTTCCCTCGACCCAAAAAGCCCTTCAGATCGGATTCGATCTCTTCGGCAATTCCTTTACCCAAGACTACACTGCCCatttcccttcttctccttggtTTGCCGAATGGACGCCACTCGACACCCCACGCAGTATAAACAACGGTTTTGCCCTCAGTCGAAGCTTCTGCAAGGGTTCGCGCCTCCTCAAgcaaagatgaaaagaggTCTCGCGAAGTTGAGAGTGTTGTCAGGGTCAGTGTCTCCCAAGGCGTGCCAGAGTGCAGATCCATGAGTTTAGAGTCCCGCTCGCGTTTCACCTGGTGTATGTATATGTCAGTAATCCAATATTTTCTATCCATCAGTGGACATTACATACTTGAAACCAGGCGCCTCCATATTTGAAGTAATGTGTACCCGGCCCCGGCACTAAATTGAAAATGGCTTCGCTGGCCCCATTTTCGTGCTGCTTGTAACTCGTTTCCACAGCTAACTCGTGACTTCTCATGCCTTGGCCCCACCCAAACAGACCGGGTGGTTTAGCATTTCCTCTACTCTGGGCCGCTGACTGATGGGCCATCCACTCAAGGAACCACGGGTAGGATCGATCTTTGGAAGGGATTTCAAGAGTCACCAGCATCCTTCGTTGAGCCATGGTAGCTCCGAGCGTTATAGAACGGCGCAATGCTGTCAAGACTACGCCAATTCCCTTTGTGCCCGATCAAAATCAGTGGCAGTCCGCATCACATCCCATTTCGAGCCTACCATAAGTCCAGCACCTGCTGAGAAGTAAGGACTGTCGCTGGGCGTTAGAGTGGAAACCGATTTTGGCTCAATGACACTCACTTATCTGCCATCATCCTCGATATCAATGATTCTCCTTCGGATGAGCCATTTGAGGATAATGTAGCTTCCTGAGTTGTATCATTGATCTTTTCAATGGTGACAGCATCTGTGTTTGTCGATATTGGTGTTGCAGTCGAGGGCCCGGCTTCTGAAGCGGAATCACGATTGGTCCGTTGAGGTGAGAGTGATCTGAACATCGTGGAATGTTATGCTATTTGGAAGGTGTGATGTATCGGTAATTATATTGGTGAACTTCTCTACGATCCACAACGGACAGATATATGTAGACCTCTCCGTGCCTCAGCTTCTTGACAACCGAACTTTTGTCGTTCGTAGTTCATCACGTGACCGTCCAAATAACCCGCTTGCTGCTCGGAAAAGTCAGCGCGAACTACACCGACGACAGACGGAGCGACCGAAGAATATGTGCATTTGGCACTACATATTTGCAGTATCTCCTACGAAGTTCAAAACTCTATACAGTCATATTCTCTAGGCCTCTATCTTTCAACCATGAGTCAAACACCGCCCCCCAGACCCCCCCTCAATATTCCTTCCGGCAGCAGTCAGATTACCCCCGATCCTGAGCCTTTGAAACCGGATGAGACTCTAAGTGGAGATAAATTTCGGGACTTCAAGGCTGCAGTGAGCGTACGTCAACTTTTGGCACCCAACATTTTAAGAGAGACGCCGGACAGCTGAACATCCTGATGTTTAGAGAATAAATCCTAAACAAGATCTGGAGAATATCGGTCAAATTCCTTGTGCAAGAAAAAGTCTGTTGTACGGCATAGCAGGTGGTGTCGGCGTTGGTGCTGTGCGATTCCTCGGATCACGAAGTAAGCTAAGGATTAATCTTTATCTGAATGTGTGGCTAATATTTGATAATTGCCAGGACCCTGGTTGGCAGCCAACTGGGCTGTTGGTAGCTTTATCGCAATTTCCATATTTCAATGGTATTTCCTGTGCTTTTGCGTCCATTGTCTTAGCTGATAAGAACTCCGACAGGGAGACTTGCAATAGAGCCAGACGGAAAGAGCTCGCACAAATGCGCATCATCCAAGAGCGCTATCCACACCGGCATGTGTCCAAGCTTCAGAAGAGCGGCCAAGATTCAGAAGTTAGGCAGGGCGAGCAACGGTCTTCATGAGGCGTGGAATGTCATGCATGATCACAATCAACAAATTTCAATAATTTCAGATTCATGCCCATTTTTATCGATTTGTGCTTTGGAAGGCATGGAGCTGGTTAGCTTCGCACATATCACCGTAAAAAAATATCGTGAACTCTTAGACGCGTTGGCGGGGTCGACAATAGTGTTTTAACCAGTGCGAAAGGAGCCTTCGGGAAAGCATTGGTTAAACCGAACACATGAATGACACAGCGCTACAATTTGAAGCAATGGATTGCGAGATGCGTGGAAGTTCCAACGCCGGTGGGTAGTGATAGCAACAAGAGAGATACGATATCACGCTCAAAAGAGGCATGAGGCAGCGAATTATTGCCACAGCTTAACCAAAAGCAACAGGTGTAGATCCTGGCAGTTGAACTACGAATTTGTGCGGATGATCTGGTGACTGATGAGACGGGTGTACGGATATTCAGATGTGCTGATGTATCGGGTGATCCTGATGGTGTGTTTAGTAGGCCTTTAGCGCCTGAGACTAGGTGTTTGCTGATGATTTGGATATGTATCGAGAGGTCTTTCGGAATGAAATAAAGTAGGAAAAAAGGTGGAAGAGTAAAGCACCACGCCATGCCACTACACTCGCACGCACAAAACCTCCCTCTATACACAGCCGGCGTTATAGCGTTCGGACTCTGTTCTAAGCATGACGTTGGCATTATTCTGCACTGCTTTAATGGTAGaagcagaaggaaatggTGAGACTGCTGAAAAACACGACTATGAATAAGTGCATTCGAATGCTGAATACATGGAAGGGTCGACGTCCCCTGCCGGAAGAGTGGCCGAGCCGGAAAATGGGTGGCTGAACTCCTAAAATGGTTCGGCGGATTTTCAAAACAAGCGAAAAATGAGATCAAAAGCTCAAAGCAAATCGATCCATGTTCCATCATAGTGCAGCCATGCAAGTACACCACTTGTTGGAAATAGCTTAGACCTTCTGCCGCGATACTGTCAGTACGCACTGTGTGATGATGTatttccctctcccacaGTACGCAACCATCCCATGGCCCCTCGATGTTATGTACGGAAGTACAAGAGACAATATACCTCAGGTGGTGTTACTATTTTATTGTTACTACCAAATTTACTTATTACCCGACCGTCATAAGTGAGGACGTTGTAATATGACCAATATTATTAAAACTTGATTTTGCAACCACCGTTGGTCTTTGTCGGGCAAATCCGATATCCGACTATATTTTTATGTAAGCGTGTAGACAGAGAGAAGATCGAGAGCGAACAAGCGAACGGCATAATCCGTAATAATCCGCATATTCAAATTATTATTAGTAGTACTAGAGTGATAGCAATTATTTTGTAGTGATTTGGCCGCTTTGCCCATCATGATGCCATGTTTCCGATGACCGCCCGATATTATGTGCCAGGACGGGCTAATTGGCGATCGCCGACAAAGTGTACAAATGCGGTAACTTTGGTAACTTGCGAGAGTTTACTTTTTCTACGCACTGTCGTAACTGTACATATTTTGCTGTTGTTTTCTTTGGACGACGTTAGAAGGCATCACCACCATTTGCCTCATAAATAGGCGACGGTTGAAAACAATGGCAATCAGTCCCCCTTCGACTCCTGGCGTGCAAGAATCCCGAGCGTGGGTGACGCTTGTAACGAATCCTTCATATATGGCCGGTAAGTGGTATCACTTACGAGTGTTCTTTCGCATTTTCAAGGGCGCTTGTTGATATATATGACAGGCCTACTTACTCTTCATCGGACCCTCTCGTCCCTGTCGTCGTATCCACTTTTGGTGATGACTaccccttctctccccGGCACTCATtcgtctcttcttcgctccCTGGGCTTTAAACTTATTACGGTTTCCCACCTGaccccttcttcttcacaacATCCTGGATTCGATCCTCAGTTTTCTCGATTGAATGAAGCTTGGACCAAGCTGCAAGTGTTTGGGCTTGTAGAGTACGACAAGGTCATTCTGATAGACTCCGATATGATTTTCCTCAAGGATATGGACAAGTTATTTGACCTCGAGCTACCCGGAAGAGATTGGATCGGAGCTTCTCCTGCTTGTGTATGTAATCCTTTCAAACTTGAACATTATCCAAAAGACTGGTAAGTTTGCTTCTCAGCTCCTTAGGATCGTTTATTTATGAATCGCGGGTTTCACCGCATGGTGCACATAGGATCCCTGCCAACTGTTCGTATTCTACTCAGCAATCTCCCACTCCTCTTCTatctcttcccatcccatcctcctGCGCCCCACGTACATCTCACTTGCTTAATTCCGGGCTTGTGATTTTacacccttcttcaactgTCCTTGCATCCCTCATAGACTTCCTCAACACATCTCCTACCATCGGTCATGCCAAATTTGCCGACCAGGACGTCATTGCCGAAGCGTTCaagggaagatggagaCCGTTACCTTGGTGGTGCAATGCCTTGAAGACGTTGCGAGGTGCCCACAAAGGCTTATGGAGGGACGAAGAAGCTGGAATCATACATTACATGTGAGTGCAGCAAGACTGCAGTTTTCttctattttttttttttttttttttggttgAGCATCGTATCACGGTGTTACTCAAAAGGAACCCTTTATCGATCAGCGCTGATCTTCCCACACCGAACAGTTTGGATAAGCCGTGGTCGGCCCGTCCCGCTTCTCTCCCTCCGCATCAGCCTTCCTCGCCCACGCTGCCGCCTTCTCCCGCTTCTTTAGACGGAAGCGATGACGGTCGAGCGCCCTACCTTGAAAAACCGCAAATTCGCCGCCGATCTTTGCCACATGGCCTACTCGACGCCATTCGAAATACACCACCCCAAAGGAGTTTAACCAATTATGACGAGGTACATGCCTGGTGGTGGATCGTATATGAAGATCTTCTGGACGATCTGAAGGCCAGAGGCGTGGATTGGGAGTCTGTTGATAAGTGGGTAACTCGGTGAAGATTGTTTCAATGCGTTGAGCCGATAGTTGTTCGCGTAAAATAATAATGGAGAATACACGTCCTATGGATTCTGTACCGCTTATTTATACCGGCGTTCTTTTTATAATTTTCATTTAGACATGGATATTGCGTGCATGTACCGTCTTGTTTATTAAATACACAGATGATTGTAGTTGTTATAGAAACCCCTATGGGAAAAAATCCAACAAACAATTGTTTGTTAGTTTTGGGCGATTGTCTAAAAGAATGTTTTATAATGTGATAAGTGATCAACGATAGATTACTGTTACACCTTttcttcccattcctcctATTACTTCGTCCAGTCCAAGGATCTTCTCCAGCTGACCCCAGCTCCATCCGAATCTCACTTGAATCTCATCCGCATGATGGCTCCCATCCAAAAAACCTatcaactcttcctctaGCTCTTCGGCTTGTTTAATTGCAGCGGCTTGTCTGGTACTCAAGCCGTATCTATAATTGAAACCGCTACCGCCGGGGGCGAGACCTCCCGTGGTGTTGGTTCCCACGGTACTTGGACCTATAGCCCGACGAGGGGATGTCGATGGATGTGACCCGGCAGCGGAAATGTGGGAACGTGGGAATGCAGTATGCGTACTGGCGGTTCCCGTGGTAGAGGGGGCGAAAGCGTGCCGGCGAGGGGATCTCCCGTGAAGTGATGGTGGAGTACGTGTAGGTAtcgaggaaggagagacaCCCAGCGAGGCGTTGGATCCGACGGAGCGCAAGGTGAATGACGAATCTCGGGGAATGTTGCCTCGACTAAGAGACACGGCAGAATCGTTGGGGTGAAACCCATCGGTATGCTGATTACCGTGTTGATAGAGGTGCGTCTGGGATTGAGAGCGGTCACGGTCTTTATAGAACCCGCTAGAATTCCTATGGGCAGATTCATCGAACCCGACTCTTTTCCGATGCTCTGGGACATGAATGAGCGgttctctcctttccacCAGTTTTGGCCAACGATGCACTCGACGGAGAAAACCCTTGATGATACCGAAAGACACGAATCTCCGCGGGTCTATACCCATCGAAAGAACCTCGTGCGCTTCTATCCAGCGGTGTACCGTGACACCTGATTGAAAGCGGCTGTAAAGCTGCAGCAATGTGGGCCAATCGGGTAAAGGGAAACCAGAGCGTGTAACATAGCAGGCGCATTCGGAAATGATGGTTTCGTCGGCAGACAGGCGGGAAATTATTGGTTTGAGGGTGTACATATTGGAGTATTGGAAGATATCGATCTgaaaaataaataaaagGTCAGCTTCTGTGCTTGATAAGGGATGTTGCTCGACATGCCATCATGACCACCTGGTAATACCTACAGTTCTCGTCAGAAATGACTCTTTCTGTATTGATGTGATCAGCTTACAGCATATGGCGTAATGTCTCTCGAGTCAAGGCCTCGTCCGCCTCGGCAAGTTCAGCAATCTTCTTGACATGATTGACCCCATCAATAAACTGACAGACCCTTGCGGCCGTAAGATCCCAGTTGTCATCTTTGTGCGCATTGAGATCAATAAGAGCGACAGGAACATGCCAGTCGTCGCAGTCGGGAGGGTTTGCTGTGTATTTGATGTTGATCTTTATAGGTCCCGATGACAGGAGATTGCCACTTACGAtagaaaggaaaaagttTGAGCTCCAGAGAATTGAAACCGTCTAAAGGTATACTTGTCTCCGAGTAAGAGTTTAGATCCTCAAACAACTGTTCTAGGACTGCAGGCAATGCTGTGTGTTCGGGAGATGGTTTCGAAAGGTAAGCAGAATCACGCTGGTACGGGCGGGTCAGATATAGCGCTCGTTAGTATCGGAAACTGAGGCTTACTTCCGCGCTTCTCAGAATCCTAGCGCATTTCCTCACGATTGGCTCAAAGGCCTCCAATGAGCTTGAAGAATGGAACACGAAACACAAGTTCCACATGTACTCGTTCCGTGTATATGTCCCTTCGGCAGCTGTCATGACATTGGGGAAGCCCATAACTCTATATCCCACTTGTTCGTCCTCGTCGCAACCTGTCCCGGTAGTGAGAAGCGTGACGAGACGGCCGTGAAGCGACTTTTTGGGGATAACATATTCGGAGATAGGCCCAAAGTTGATAAGGGTTTTCGCTGGCgagggggaaggagaggtgGAAGGGGAGATGAAGCGGGATGCCCTGGAACGAGAACGGGAGCGGGAGTTTGAAGGCGTGCGTGCTTCTTCAGTGGTGCTGTCTGAAATGAGGTTCTCGGGTACCTGGTACTGGATCACAGGGCCGAGGCTCGGATCAAAGGTGGCGTAGAAGAGCTGAGTGATGGTTATGAGGGAGAGGCACGGGGAGGGGAAAGGGACTTACTCCGACTACctgaggaaggaaggaccTGGGAGTCATTAGTGGGTTAGCAGAGGTGAGTCAGCCGGGGCCGTGGAGATGCGTGCATCAGCACGTGGGGCACTCACTCTCCAGTGGCGCCCATAGCAGATTCGATACGCGTGCTCGAAAGGATGGGTTAATCGCTAATCTCCAGCAACGCGAACCGGCACCCGACCGTCCAAAGGACCAAGTGCGTGACTGTCGGGCGGAGATGTGGCTGCCAAGTAACAAGTAGTGACGTGGAACGTTTTCCTGTGACGTGTATTTGTGCTCGGTAAGAGGAATTATGAAATCCAGTGCCTCATCGGCGATTTGGAAGAGGCTGGAAATTGAAATTAACAGATCGCACATAATATCCCGGTTTTGGGGATTTCCGATTCTGGCAGATTGCAAGTGGATTGGTTTTATTTCATTTTCCCGGGCGCACCATTTCacctttctctctctcctctttcaaATTAATAATAACATCACGCACCATCCTTGCGTCAGTCATTATCGGCCTCAGATCAGATTAGATACCATCATGTCGGAGGCAGGCTCAGCGTCCACACCCCAGTCAAACACAACAAAAGTACGCAGAATCTCACACACTCATTTTATCCTTTTCCTGATCCCTCTCGCAGGACCGCCATGAGCCCAGAGGCCGCAAGCCAAAtgatcatcttcccccATCCCGCGCACGCGAGGTCCAGCGCGCCTTTCGTCTTCGCCGTGCAGAGCATCTCGCTTCCCTCGAAGAACGCATCCTCCAGCTAGAAACCGAAAACACTCAGCTGCGCGCACTGCTCAGTCTTCCCGCTGCAGACAGACCGAAGATCGGCTCAGGACCGACCGGGCGAGGCAAGTCCCTCAAAGAGGGTGGTGTCCCCATGAGCGAAAGAGTCCGCGCAAGAAAGGAAgcgagggagagggagagaagagc
Proteins encoded in this region:
- a CDS encoding kynurenine 3-monooxygenase, encoding MPQSRARKALIVGAGPVGALTALSLHRQGWEVEVWESREDPRCQDAAPSNLRSINLAISSRGLEALRSVDPSIAEDFLEEAIPMKGRMIHHTDGRQESQLYDPIGGQSINSISRPILNQRLVQSLPEEIKLRFNTKLNHIDFKNRVAYASHKQGATVMPGEENVEDKKQNTENEDGTAFDLVIGCDGSWSKVRSAMMRVERIDFSQSFIPHAYIELHMPSNPAFPGGYAMNKNHLHIWPRHAFMLIGLPNKDGSFTLTLFIPFSSLELLTTRESAAAFFKENFPSAVEIVGEKVLLDDFEKNPRGNLVTINCTPSAWSSHAILLGDASHSMVPFYGQGLNCGLEDVRVLNSILERHHISPTTTRALGETDPELELALKAYSDERQGDLKAICELALQNYTEMRSHVLSPLHHLRRQVDKIMTTLFRSSPQATLSLTEPFPTKRVRGWTSLYEMVTFRPDVGYSEALRKERWQKDVVGYTGWIGSVIGISAAGVFAVTMAKKWLERR